A section of the Festucalex cinctus isolate MCC-2025b chromosome 7, RoL_Fcin_1.0, whole genome shotgun sequence genome encodes:
- the hpn gene encoding serine protease hepsin isoform X1, with the protein MYAEKIVKEGKRSKWSSGISLTCVLTPFRLMGVCVILMALGTIGAAIWVIGQIFTYCTVEEEMGYYDVQVNSADQHLRVFDATQKRWRQVCSSSANELLASVICEEVGFVSVVNYSIASVQDVGGDGGEFFCVRTEELSYGKKIKDSLFLCDCERKEVITLLCQDCGRNSFAADRIVGGVEARQGMWPWQVSLQYNGVHKCGGSIISDRWVVSAAHCFPKRNGSISHWRVLMGSIYNKPTNANVAEVKTIVYHSSFLPFVVDYIDDHSRDIAVVALAKPITFNEYIQPICLPAYGQRLRDGQMGTVIGWGSLGLTVYQTDVLHEVNVPVISDAICNGPDYYDNQITASMFCAGLEKGGADSCQGDSGGPFMAEDRLSKTSRYRLLGVVSWGIGCADAKKPGVYTRVSRFLPWLSTAMKNYNNTPGVHKMART; encoded by the exons gGAGCAGTGGGATCTCGCTCACCTGTGTGTTAACACCTTTCCGCCtgatgggtgtgtgtgtgatacTAATGGCCTTGGGAACCATTGGAGCAGCAATCTGGGTCATCGGTCAGATAT TTACATATTGCACTGTGGAAGAAGAGATGGGATACTACGATG TCCAAGTAAATTCTGCTGACCAACATCTCAGAGTCTTCGACGCCACTCAGAAGAGGTGGCGTCAGGTGTGTTCCTCCTCAGCCAATGAGCTTCTGGCTAGTGTCATCTGTGAAGAAGTGGGATTTGTCAG TGTGGTGAATTACTCAATCGCGTCTGTGCAAGATGTCGGCGGCGATGGTGGAGAGTTCTTCTGTGTCAGAACTGAAGAGCTGAGCTATGGCAAGAAAATCAAAGACTCTTTGTTCCTATG TGACTGTGAGAGAAAGGAGGTCATCACATTGTTATGCCAAG ACTGTGGCAGGAATAGTTTTGCAGCAGACCGCATAGTCGGTGGCGTGGAAGCGAGGCAGGGCATGTGGCCGTGGCAGGTTAGCTTGCAGTACAATGGAGTTCATAAGTGTGGAGGGTCTATCATCTCGGACCGATGGGTGGTCTCTGCAGCTCACTGCTTCCCCAA GCGTAACGGCTCTATTAGTCACTGGCGTGTGTTGATGGGTTCCATCTACAATAAGCCAACCAATGCCAACGTGGCAGAAGTGAAAACTATCGTTTACCACAGCAGCTTCCTGCCCTTTGTGGTCGATTACATTGACGACCACAGCAGGGACATTGCCGTAGTGGCCCTCGCTAAGCCCATCACTTTCAATG AATACATCCAACCCATTTGCCTGCCAGCATACGGCCAAAGGCTGAGAGACGGTCAGATGGGCACAGTAATAGGCTGGGGAAGCTTAGGACTCACTG TTTATCAAACAGACGTTCTGCACGAGGTGAACGTCCCCGTCATCAGTGACGCTATATGTAATGGGCCTGACTACTACGACAACCAGATCACCGCCAGTATGTTCTGTGCTGGCCTTGAGAAGGGAGGTGCAGATTCCTGCCAG GGAGATAGTGGCGGCCCGTTTATGGCAGAGGACCGCTTGTCCAAAACCAGCCGATACCGTTTGCTGGGGGTGGTCAGCTGGGGAATAGGATGTGCCGATGCCAAGAAGCCAGGCGTTTACACCAGGGTGTCCCGATTTCTGCCATGGTTATCTACTGCCATGAAG AACTATAACAACACACCGGGGGTTCACAAAATGGCACGGACATGA
- the hpn gene encoding serine protease hepsin isoform X3, translating into MYAEKIVKEGKRSKWSSGISLTCVLTPFRLMGVCVILMALGTIGAAIWVIGQIFTYCTVEEEMGYYDVQVNSADQHLRVFDATQKRWRQVCSSSANELLASVICEEVGFVSVVNYSIASVQDVGGDGGEFFCVRTEELSYGKKIKDSLFLCDCERKEVITLLCQDCGRNSFAADRIVGGVEARQGMWPWQVSLQYNGVHKCGGSIISDRWVVSAAHCFPKRNGSISHWRVLMGSIYNKPTNANVAEVKTIVYHSSFLPFVVDYIDDHSRDIAVVALAKPITFNEYIQPICLPAYGQRLRDGQMGTVIGWGSLGLTDVLHEVNVPVISDAICNGPDYYDNQITASMFCAGLEKGGADSCQGDSGGPFMAEDRLSKTSRYRLLGVVSWGIGCADAKKPGVYTRVSRFLPWLSTAMKNYNNTPGVHKMART; encoded by the exons gGAGCAGTGGGATCTCGCTCACCTGTGTGTTAACACCTTTCCGCCtgatgggtgtgtgtgtgatacTAATGGCCTTGGGAACCATTGGAGCAGCAATCTGGGTCATCGGTCAGATAT TTACATATTGCACTGTGGAAGAAGAGATGGGATACTACGATG TCCAAGTAAATTCTGCTGACCAACATCTCAGAGTCTTCGACGCCACTCAGAAGAGGTGGCGTCAGGTGTGTTCCTCCTCAGCCAATGAGCTTCTGGCTAGTGTCATCTGTGAAGAAGTGGGATTTGTCAG TGTGGTGAATTACTCAATCGCGTCTGTGCAAGATGTCGGCGGCGATGGTGGAGAGTTCTTCTGTGTCAGAACTGAAGAGCTGAGCTATGGCAAGAAAATCAAAGACTCTTTGTTCCTATG TGACTGTGAGAGAAAGGAGGTCATCACATTGTTATGCCAAG ACTGTGGCAGGAATAGTTTTGCAGCAGACCGCATAGTCGGTGGCGTGGAAGCGAGGCAGGGCATGTGGCCGTGGCAGGTTAGCTTGCAGTACAATGGAGTTCATAAGTGTGGAGGGTCTATCATCTCGGACCGATGGGTGGTCTCTGCAGCTCACTGCTTCCCCAA GCGTAACGGCTCTATTAGTCACTGGCGTGTGTTGATGGGTTCCATCTACAATAAGCCAACCAATGCCAACGTGGCAGAAGTGAAAACTATCGTTTACCACAGCAGCTTCCTGCCCTTTGTGGTCGATTACATTGACGACCACAGCAGGGACATTGCCGTAGTGGCCCTCGCTAAGCCCATCACTTTCAATG AATACATCCAACCCATTTGCCTGCCAGCATACGGCCAAAGGCTGAGAGACGGTCAGATGGGCACAGTAATAGGCTGGGGAAGCTTAGGACTCACTG ACGTTCTGCACGAGGTGAACGTCCCCGTCATCAGTGACGCTATATGTAATGGGCCTGACTACTACGACAACCAGATCACCGCCAGTATGTTCTGTGCTGGCCTTGAGAAGGGAGGTGCAGATTCCTGCCAG GGAGATAGTGGCGGCCCGTTTATGGCAGAGGACCGCTTGTCCAAAACCAGCCGATACCGTTTGCTGGGGGTGGTCAGCTGGGGAATAGGATGTGCCGATGCCAAGAAGCCAGGCGTTTACACCAGGGTGTCCCGATTTCTGCCATGGTTATCTACTGCCATGAAG AACTATAACAACACACCGGGGGTTCACAAAATGGCACGGACATGA
- the hpn gene encoding serine protease hepsin isoform X2 produces MYAEKIVKEGKRSKWSSGISLTCVLTPFRLMGVCVILMALGTIGAAIWVIVTYCTVEEEMGYYDVQVNSADQHLRVFDATQKRWRQVCSSSANELLASVICEEVGFVSVVNYSIASVQDVGGDGGEFFCVRTEELSYGKKIKDSLFLCDCERKEVITLLCQDCGRNSFAADRIVGGVEARQGMWPWQVSLQYNGVHKCGGSIISDRWVVSAAHCFPKRNGSISHWRVLMGSIYNKPTNANVAEVKTIVYHSSFLPFVVDYIDDHSRDIAVVALAKPITFNEYIQPICLPAYGQRLRDGQMGTVIGWGSLGLTVYQTDVLHEVNVPVISDAICNGPDYYDNQITASMFCAGLEKGGADSCQGDSGGPFMAEDRLSKTSRYRLLGVVSWGIGCADAKKPGVYTRVSRFLPWLSTAMKNYNNTPGVHKMART; encoded by the exons gGAGCAGTGGGATCTCGCTCACCTGTGTGTTAACACCTTTCCGCCtgatgggtgtgtgtgtgatacTAATGGCCTTGGGAACCATTGGAGCAGCAATCTGGGTCATCG TTACATATTGCACTGTGGAAGAAGAGATGGGATACTACGATG TCCAAGTAAATTCTGCTGACCAACATCTCAGAGTCTTCGACGCCACTCAGAAGAGGTGGCGTCAGGTGTGTTCCTCCTCAGCCAATGAGCTTCTGGCTAGTGTCATCTGTGAAGAAGTGGGATTTGTCAG TGTGGTGAATTACTCAATCGCGTCTGTGCAAGATGTCGGCGGCGATGGTGGAGAGTTCTTCTGTGTCAGAACTGAAGAGCTGAGCTATGGCAAGAAAATCAAAGACTCTTTGTTCCTATG TGACTGTGAGAGAAAGGAGGTCATCACATTGTTATGCCAAG ACTGTGGCAGGAATAGTTTTGCAGCAGACCGCATAGTCGGTGGCGTGGAAGCGAGGCAGGGCATGTGGCCGTGGCAGGTTAGCTTGCAGTACAATGGAGTTCATAAGTGTGGAGGGTCTATCATCTCGGACCGATGGGTGGTCTCTGCAGCTCACTGCTTCCCCAA GCGTAACGGCTCTATTAGTCACTGGCGTGTGTTGATGGGTTCCATCTACAATAAGCCAACCAATGCCAACGTGGCAGAAGTGAAAACTATCGTTTACCACAGCAGCTTCCTGCCCTTTGTGGTCGATTACATTGACGACCACAGCAGGGACATTGCCGTAGTGGCCCTCGCTAAGCCCATCACTTTCAATG AATACATCCAACCCATTTGCCTGCCAGCATACGGCCAAAGGCTGAGAGACGGTCAGATGGGCACAGTAATAGGCTGGGGAAGCTTAGGACTCACTG TTTATCAAACAGACGTTCTGCACGAGGTGAACGTCCCCGTCATCAGTGACGCTATATGTAATGGGCCTGACTACTACGACAACCAGATCACCGCCAGTATGTTCTGTGCTGGCCTTGAGAAGGGAGGTGCAGATTCCTGCCAG GGAGATAGTGGCGGCCCGTTTATGGCAGAGGACCGCTTGTCCAAAACCAGCCGATACCGTTTGCTGGGGGTGGTCAGCTGGGGAATAGGATGTGCCGATGCCAAGAAGCCAGGCGTTTACACCAGGGTGTCCCGATTTCTGCCATGGTTATCTACTGCCATGAAG AACTATAACAACACACCGGGGGTTCACAAAATGGCACGGACATGA